TCGCTGATCACCTGAGCTTTGCTATCAAGCGGCTGCGCCAGGGCGTGGTGTTTGACTACCCGCTACGGGCCGAGGTCTCCCACCTTTACCCGGCAGAGCTGCGCGCCGCGCGGCGCATTCTTGAATTCGTCAATGCCCGGCTGGAGGCTCCTCTGTCCGACGATGAGGCAGTGGCCATTGCGCTGCACCTGGTCAACGCAGGGTTCGCCACCGGGGATCTGTCCTACACCTACCAGATGACGGGAGTGTTTGCGCAGCTGTTCGAGGTGCTTGAGCAGGCATACAGCCGCCCTTTCGACCGGAACACCGTCAACGCCGCCAGATTCATCACGCATCTTAGGTACTTCTTTGTCCGCGCGAATTCCGGCCGGCAGCTCGAAGACGGCGCCGGCAAGCTGGCGGCGGCGATCAAGGGTTCCTACCCGGAGGCCTACTCAACGGCACTGAAGCTCCAGGCAGTCCTCGAGCTCCGGTTGGGCGAACCGCTGACGGAGGACGAAGTCACGTACCTCACCCTCCACGTGGCGCGGATGGTGGATGAGGACCGCGCGTAAACAGCGTGAGCCCGCCAGCCCCGAGTTCGTTCCTCGTCCGACAACCCGGGGCCGATATAACTGATCTTCCGTCAACCTGACTGGGCTCGGACAAGCTCGCTCCGGCGACTCTGATCAGTCCATGGCCGGGGTCAGTTCTGGTTATCCACGGCTGAGAATTGGGAGCCGTTGGGTAGCTCCCTGGCAGCAGTAGCGATGGATAACCTATGAGAACTGTCCCCAGCCATGGGCGGGCGGACCGGACTGCTCGTTAAACGTAGATGAAATCCGGTTGTTCCGAGGACCAGACAAGGAGTCGCGTGTCAGCTTTGGGTGTGCCCCAACTGGTCGGAGGGCTTTAGGAGCCGTCACAGTGCTATTTGGCTGGACCTCCCTAGACGTGGTTGCCGTCATCAAGTACTCTTGGGTAAACCTTGTTAGCGCTAACAAAATTAGGATCATCTGTGAATCTTCCTGGCACCGAAAATATGGCCGATGCCGTCCGCTCCGGACGAGGTCGTCTAGGAATCGAACTGGGCTCTACGCGAATCAAAGCCTGCTTGATCGGGGATGACCCTAGCAAGGTACTGGCGCTTGGGAGTTTTACCTGGGAGAACTCGTTTGAGGACGGGATGTGGACGTACTCGCTGCAGGAGGTCTGGTCCGGAGTGCAGGCGGCCTACGCCGATCTTCTGGACGACTCGGAGCGCCGACACGGTGTGCGACCCACGGCTCTCGAATCCATCGGCATTTCGGCGATGATGCATGGTTACCTCGCATTCGATGGCGAGGGTGACCTACTCGTGCCGTTCCGTACGTGGCGGAACACAACAACCGGGCCGGCAGCCGAAGAACTCACGAGACTTTTCGATGTGAACATCCCCCTTCGCTGGTCCATAGCTCACTTGCACCAGGCAGTTTTGGATCAGGAACCCCATGTTCCGCAGATCGACTTCATGACCACGCTAGCGGGCTACGTCCACTGGCGCCTGACCAGTCGAAAGGTCCTTGGAGTAGGTGACGCCTCCGGCATGTTCCCAATTGATTCAGCGACGCACGACTATGACGCGGCGCTGATGAAGCGCTACAACGCCCTCGTTGCCGAAACCGTTTCCGGAATGGATATCGCCCAGCTGCTTCCTGAAGTGCTCGTCGCAGGTGAGAAGGCTGGAAGGTTGACAGAAGCCGGAGCACGGCTGCTTGACCCCTCGGGTGTTCTGCAGTCCGGCGCGGTATTTTGTCCACCCGAGGGGGATGCGGGCACCGGTATGGTAGCCACGTGTTCGGTAGCTCCCCGGACTGGAAACGTCAGCGCCGGCACAAGCATTTTCGCGATGGTTGTGCTCGAGCGTCCGTTGGCACAGGTGCACCACGAGCTCGATCTCGTGACCACTCCGGCTGGCGCCCCCGTAGCGATGGTCCATTGCAACAACGGTGCCAGTGAACTCGCTGCATGGGTGCACCTTTTCACCCAGTTCGCCATCGCAGCAGGCGTGTCCGTTGATTCCGATACAGCATTCAATGCACTCCTGCAGGAAGCGCTGACGGGTGAAGCAGATGCAGGTGGCCTGCTGGCCTACAACTACCTTGCAGGGGAACCTATCGCAGGGCTCAGCGAGGGGCGCCCTCTATTCGTGCGGGCACCCGACAGCAGCTTTACCCTGGCCAACTTCATGCGGGCTCAACTCTATGGAGCATTCGCCACCCTCATCCTCGGAATGAGGGTGCTCGCCAGCGAAGAAGTCGCCATCGACAGGATGTTTGCCCACGGCGGCATGTTCCGAACCGCCGGCGTTGCCCAGCGCTTCTTGGCCAGCGCCTTGGACGCGCCTGTTTCAGTGGCGGAATCCGCTTCCGAGGGCGGCGCTTGGGGAATCGCCGTTCTGGCCGCCTTCGTTACCGACCCATCCGATGACCTCGATGAGTACCTTCGAAACTCTGTGTTCGGCGGCGCAGCCTTCGAGACCACCAATCCAGACCCGGCCGACACTGCCGGCTTCACGGAATACCTCGACCGCTACAGCGCCGGCCTGAGCATCCAGCGCACCGCTGTTGACACCCTCACCCTTAAAGGAGCAACCCCATGACCGATGTCAAAGAGAACCAGCCCATCAATCCCATTCCTGCCGACGTCGCCGAAGTCATCGACCAAGTCCGCGTCGAGGTCTCCAGGCTGCACGCCGAACTGGTCCGCTACAACCTTGTTGTGTGGACCGGCGGCAACGTGTCTGGCCGCGTTCCAGGCACCAACTATTTCGTGATTAAGCCAAGCGGCGTGCTGTACGACGAGCTGGCACCCGAGAACATGATTCTTTGTACCCTTGACGGCAAAGTCGTGCCAGGGTCCCTGGGCTCGGAAAGATCCCCCTCGAGTGACACGGCCGCCCATGCCTACGTCTATAGGCACATGCCCGATATCGGGGGAGTCGTCCACACCCACTCGCCCTATGCCGTGGCCTGGGCAGCACATGGTGAGCCCATCCCCTGCGTGACAACCGCTATTGCCGACGAATTCGGCGGCGAGATCCCGGTCGGCCCCTTCGCCATCATCGGCGATGATTCAATTGGCCGCGGCATTGTCGAAACCTTGAGAGGGCACCGCTCCCGCGCTGTACTGATGAAGAACCATGGTCCGTTCACCATCGGCAAGGACGCCCGTGATGCCGTCAAAGCAGCCGTTATGGTTGAAGACGTCGCCCGCTCCGTGTTGTTCTCACGGCAGCTCGGGAACCCCCATGAGATTGCCCCCGATGCAGTCGACTCCCTCTTTAACCGGTATCAGAATGTCTACGGACAGGACCCAACGGGAGCCCTGAACTGACACTAACCTTCACAAACGGCAGATCGCTGGCCAGTCTCATCGAGAGTGCCGGTGATTCTTGTGTCCCCTTCTGGGCTTAGTGGCATGACAAGAAGCAGCAATGGGCGAATGCCGCGGCTGAAAGATGTAGCTGATGTTGCCGGAGTTTCGCACCAGACCGTCTCCCGGGTGGTCAATAACCACCCTCATGTCAGTAGGGCGACCCGGGAGAAGGTGGAGTCCGCCATCACAGAACTCGGTTACCGCCGAAACACTGCCGCGCGGAGTCTTGTGACTCGGCGTTCACAGACCATAGGCGTACTGGCCAGCGAACTGTCTCAGTACGGCCCGGCCCACACCCTGTTGGGCATGGAACAGGCAGCCCGCGACGCCGGCTACTTCGTCAGCATCGCGGCGCTGCGTGAGGTGACCAAAGAGGGCATATTCAATGCTGTCAGGCACTTCACAGACCAGTCCGTTGACGGGATAGTGGCGCTGGTGCCGCATGCGGATACCGTCAAGGTGTTGGATGAGATGAACCTGGCCGTGCCTGTGGTGGCGGTCGGGTCCTCTGGAAACAGCAACGTCAGTGGGGCAATGGTTGACCAGCGCCACGGTGCCCGGCTCGCGGTCAGGCACCTGCTAGAGCAGGGCCATCGGCGTATAGCCCATGTGTGCGGTCCACCCGGCTGGACAGACAGCGGTGAACGCGCGGCCGGTTGGCGGGAAGCATTGCGCAACGCTGGCCTGCCTGACGAGCTTCTTCTGGAAGGTGACTGGAGCGCCGGCAGTGGCTACGAGATAGGCCGGAAGCTTGCTGCAGAACGCACGGTCACAGCCCTGTTCGTGGGCAACGACCAAATGGCTTTGGGAGTGCTGCGAGCCTTCGCGGAGATGCATGTCAGGGTCCCCTACGATGTCTCGGTTGTAGGCTTCGATGACCAGCCGGAGTCCGGCTACTTCACCCCGCCGCTCACCACGGTGCGGCAGGATTTTGAAGAGCTGGGTCGCCGATGTGTCGACGTCGTGCTGCGAGGAATCGAGGCAGGAGCGGGCGCAAGCTTCATCGTCGTTACCCCTCGGTTAGTACTGCGGGCAAGCACGGCCCCACCAGAAATTTAGCCACTCAATTCTGTTGGGAGAGAACATGTTGACTTCAGAATTGTTAGCGTTCACAATATATGTAGCTTGAGGCCGTGGCAGCTACGCGGTGTACTTCTACGCAGCTCCCAATGAGCGAGTCAGAGACAGCCGACTCGCCCTGTTGCCCGCTTCCATAACGCCTACGGCCAGAGGAGACACAGGCCACGAAATCGGCCCCGTCTCACAAATCTTCCAGGAGAACCCATGAGCAGCGCAGCAAACACCTCCCTCGACGGCTACGAGGTCTGGTTCCTCACCGGCAGCCAGCACTTGTACGGCGAGGACGTCCTCAAGCAGGTGGCCGCCCAGTCGCAGGAGATCGCCAACCAGCTGAACGCTTCGGCTTCAGTGCCGGTGCGGATTGTCTGGAAGCCGGTCCTGACGGATTCGGACGCGATCCGCCGCACGGCCCTCGAGGCCAACTCGAACGATTCCGTCATTGGCGTCACGGCCTGGATGCACACCTTCAGCCCGGCCAAAATGTGGATCCAGGGCCTGGACCTGCTCCGCAAGCCGCTCCTGCACCTGCACACCCAGGCCAACGTGGAACTGCCCTGGGCGGACATCGACTTCGACTTCATGAACCTTAACCAGGCCGCCCACGGCGACCGGGAGTTCGGCTACATCCAGTCCCGGCTCGGCATCGCCCGCAAGACAGTGGTGGGGCACGTTTCCAACCCCGAGGTGGCCCGCGAGGTGGGCTCGTGGCAGCGCGCCGCCGCCGGTTGGGCCGCCATCCGTACGCTGAAGCTGACCCGGTTCGGCGACAACATGCGCAACGTGGCCGTCACGGAAGGCGACAAGACCGAGGCCGAGCTGCGCTTCGGCGTCGCGGTCAACACCTGGTCCGTGAACGAGCTCGCCGACGCCGTGCACGGGGCCGCAGAGTCCGACGTCGACGCGCTGGTTGCCGAATACCAGGACCTTTACGACGTAGTTCCGGAGCTCCGTCAAGGTGCCGCTCGCCACGATTCACTGCGCTACGGTGCCAGGATCGAACTGGGCCTGCGCAGCTTCCTGGAAGCCAACGGATCCGCCGCCTTCACCACATCCTTCGAGGACCTGGGCGCCCTCCGCCAGCTCCCCGGCCTGGCCGTCCAGCGGCTCATGGCCGCCGGCTATACGGCTTCGGAGCCGAGGGTGACTGGAAGACCGCCATCCTGGTCCGCGCCGCCAAGGTGATGGGTGCTGGACTGCCCGGTGGCGCATCGCTGATGGAGGACTACACGTATCACCTTGAACCAGGGGCCGAAAAGATCCTGGGCGCCCACATGCTGGAGGTCTGCCCGTCCCTGACGGTCATGAAACCCCGCCTGGAAATCCACCCGCTGGGCATCGGCGGCAAGGAAGACCCGGTCCGCCTGGTATTCGACGCCGACGCCTCCCCGGGCGTCGTGGTGGCCCTGTCCGACATGCGGGACCGTTTCCGCCTGGTGGCCAACGCCGTTGACGTGGTTCCGCTGGACCAGCCGCTGCCGAACCTGCCGGTGGCACGCGCGCTGTGGCAGCCCAAGCCGGACTTCGCCACCTCGGCTGCGGCCTGGCTGACGGCCGGAGCCGCTCACCACACCGTATTGTCCACGCAGGTGGGCATGGACGTGTTCGAGGACTTCGCGGAGATCGCCAAAACCGAACTGCTCACCATCGACGACGGGACCACCATCCGCCAGTTCAAGAAGGACCTGAACTGGAACGCTGCCTACTACAAACTCGCGGGAGGACTGTGACCGAGGTTGTGGAGGGCGAAGCTGCGGCGCTGCAGGTGCTCGGCGAGGATTCCGTACCGGACACCCGCGCCAACCGTGACAGTGAGA
The window above is part of the Pseudarthrobacter sp. NS4 genome. Proteins encoded here:
- a CDS encoding PRD domain-containing protein, which produces MDILRVFNNNVVLSRDANGREVILTGRGLGFQAKPGQVIDPAKVLRTFVPEDGRDPDNLGAMVAAIPPEHVLLAEEALDAGRSEMQIPASTVLSIALADHLSFAIKRLRQGVVFDYPLRAEVSHLYPAELRAARRILEFVNARLEAPLSDDEAVAIALHLVNAGFATGDLSYTYQMTGVFAQLFEVLEQAYSRPFDRNTVNAARFITHLRYFFVRANSGRQLEDGAGKLAAAIKGSYPEAYSTALKLQAVLELRLGEPLTEDEVTYLTLHVARMVDEDRA
- a CDS encoding xylulokinase is translated as MADAVRSGRGRLGIELGSTRIKACLIGDDPSKVLALGSFTWENSFEDGMWTYSLQEVWSGVQAAYADLLDDSERRHGVRPTALESIGISAMMHGYLAFDGEGDLLVPFRTWRNTTTGPAAEELTRLFDVNIPLRWSIAHLHQAVLDQEPHVPQIDFMTTLAGYVHWRLTSRKVLGVGDASGMFPIDSATHDYDAALMKRYNALVAETVSGMDIAQLLPEVLVAGEKAGRLTEAGARLLDPSGVLQSGAVFCPPEGDAGTGMVATCSVAPRTGNVSAGTSIFAMVVLERPLAQVHHELDLVTTPAGAPVAMVHCNNGASELAAWVHLFTQFAIAAGVSVDSDTAFNALLQEALTGEADAGGLLAYNYLAGEPIAGLSEGRPLFVRAPDSSFTLANFMRAQLYGAFATLILGMRVLASEEVAIDRMFAHGGMFRTAGVAQRFLASALDAPVSVAESASEGGAWGIAVLAAFVTDPSDDLDEYLRNSVFGGAAFETTNPDPADTAGFTEYLDRYSAGLSIQRTAVDTLTLKGATP
- a CDS encoding L-ribulose-5-phosphate 4-epimerase, producing MTDVKENQPINPIPADVAEVIDQVRVEVSRLHAELVRYNLVVWTGGNVSGRVPGTNYFVIKPSGVLYDELAPENMILCTLDGKVVPGSLGSERSPSSDTAAHAYVYRHMPDIGGVVHTHSPYAVAWAAHGEPIPCVTTAIADEFGGEIPVGPFAIIGDDSIGRGIVETLRGHRSRAVLMKNHGPFTIGKDARDAVKAAVMVEDVARSVLFSRQLGNPHEIAPDAVDSLFNRYQNVYGQDPTGALN
- a CDS encoding LacI family DNA-binding transcriptional regulator, giving the protein MTRSSNGRMPRLKDVADVAGVSHQTVSRVVNNHPHVSRATREKVESAITELGYRRNTAARSLVTRRSQTIGVLASELSQYGPAHTLLGMEQAARDAGYFVSIAALREVTKEGIFNAVRHFTDQSVDGIVALVPHADTVKVLDEMNLAVPVVAVGSSGNSNVSGAMVDQRHGARLAVRHLLEQGHRRIAHVCGPPGWTDSGERAAGWREALRNAGLPDELLLEGDWSAGSGYEIGRKLAAERTVTALFVGNDQMALGVLRAFAEMHVRVPYDVSVVGFDDQPESGYFTPPLTTVRQDFEELGRRCVDVVLRGIEAGAGASFIVVTPRLVLRASTAPPEI